In the genome of Pagrus major chromosome 17, Pma_NU_1.0, the window GCAAGTTATGATCAAGTTACACCATCTGTTACTACAGTAGGTGGTTTTTATGTAAGGCTAAAGCAGCTCCCTCCCCTTATTGTGCCGTTTGATAAAGCTTCAATGCAAAAATGGACTCCAAGAAGACAAATGACTCCATCTTGTGTTCATAACAGTGCACTACAGTCACATTGAGGACTAAACAATATTgctaaagacatttaaaaatgaaatgcagtaaaatggttacaaaaagaagtcagatgtTTAAGATGTTTACCTTGGAGACACAGAGGTCAGCTGATCAGAGGGGTGGAGGATCCTGCAGGTGGTGAAGGTGTATGTAGAGCTTGTATGGGACATACACTTCCCCGGGAAATTAActagagcagaggagaggaggaggagaatagAACAGACGACAACAGAATGTGAGTACCGAGACAAAATACCAGAAAACACTGTAGACAACAAAGTGGAGGAATTTAAGCCCCAAGCAGAAGCACCAGCATATGAGCGCCCTGATTTTAGAGATACTGCAGTAATACTGATACTGAAGGGTGTGCTCATACCATGAAACGGAAAGATTATTATATCACATTCACAGTGCTTGGATTCACTCTGAAAGCATGTGTTTTGGTCATTGCTATAGTATTTGTTCACATTTGTCAAGTTTCTAAAAACCACAGTCAGGTGCCAACATGAACATTGGCACAGCTTTGATCATTCCTGTTCATACTGGTCATTGAGAGATCTCTCCCTGTTTCCAAACACAATACACCAACACACTGAActattgtcttttatttctttacttaaTATTGTGGGACTGTTCTGCTTGGTATGGTGGTTTGACATCTAAATTTAAGAGCAGACACAGGTGATGCAAAATATTATTCACTATTAATTAAATGCACTCCCTTGAACTCATGTTTAAGTGAGGAATCCAAAGTGTAGGAAATGGTTAAAGTGTTGGAAATAAGTGTTTGACATGTTTCTATTATGTCTGCAGTCCATAACTAAATATAACATCATGTGTGGAAGAAGCTACAGGTCAGCTCCACTATTAACCAGCAGTGGGTgtcatgtgttcatgtgactTGGACAGCTGCACTAGTAACACCTGATATGCTTGTACGTGCCCTCATACTAGATCCGAGCCAGGATATTTCTGCATGCGTTTGTGTGGTGCGAGTGTTGAGTGTCCAAATATTTTCTAAATTTCTATGAATCGCACTAAAACAAGATACAATTCTGTGCTGCAGGTCACCCTTTGAGATTGAGATTATTAGAATGAATTTATAATCATTTAACCAAAAGTTATAGACTGGAGAAGATGTGATGAAGAGGATAGGCATCACTGAAGAGTAAAAAATGAGTATGATTGGTTGAAATAAAGCAAAGTGCCGCAGTGAAAGAAGGCGTGAACTTAGAAGGGAGATGTAAGtgaatgaacaaaaataaaagatgtactCTGTTCGGTTGGGGTTCGATGGCTGCACACATGAGGACTGTCTGCCGGTGGGACGGGTGggtgtgcaggtgtgtgcaCATGAGCGTGATGGTGCAGGAAGGGACGTCACATTGGGGTTGTGAGATGTCCTGTGAATGCCCTCCCTAATCCCGCACCCTCCCACCCCTCCTcttcaccccccctcccctttaTCCCCATGCTCCAGGGTTACAAGGGATGGTGGATGCAGTGCAGTGACCTCAGCTAAGTGCTCCCTCACCAGGCTTACGGTCCATTGCGGCGGCCTGTAAGGCCTGGAGCTCCTTGAGGTCCACGTGCCCGTTCATCTCTGAAgatgaggggagaggagaggaagaaggggaggGTGTGGAGAAGGAAAGGGGCATGTTTGCAACATGTCCATCTTTAACTTGAATCCCTTCTCTAGCCATGCACATTTCTCCTTGCAGTGTTTCTGACTGGCTGTTGTCATCGACGTCTCCGATTTTGTTGcagcagacagagggagaagaggtAGACCGAGGCAGATCTGTGGGAGCAGGGCTCTCTCCTGACAGGCCAGTGAATGAGTCACATGAAAGTTCATCCTCCTCTGGTTGGTCCAGCTGCCAGCCGTCTTCCTGTTCCTCGTGCGCTAAAGTGCGGAAGCCCTTTGTGACCACACCGGGCCGATGATCCAGCAGAGCGCCCATGTGGGGTTGAGCCAGCTGCTGCCAAGCATGGAGAGTAGCAgagcctggaaaaaaaaagtcagagaaaTGTTAGATGTTTGCATCTCATGAAGTTAGTGTAATGCCCTCAGAGGTGTCGTTAAATCTACCTATTCACGTTTTTCATACTAACATATAAGGACATTTGTTTATAATGCCTTTCGTGATTTCAAGGGCATATTGACAGTGTTAGTGAGTACAATCACTGAAACTTAAAAAGTCGAGTTCTACACTGTTATCTTTGGTTAGATCATATCTAAAACTTAATATGTAGTACTTAAGGTACAATTTGTCTGTGGTGTCAAATACAGCTTAACATGCCAACTCACAATAAGCTTTACATtctattacattattatatgcTGTATCGTCTATGTATGTAGACATTCGGACATAATATCTGTTCAGTAAATGTCATTCtatgtttaaacatttaaaaatagatCAAAATAAAGTTCAGCTGTTTACTGGCAGACATTATATCATTGggcacactcacatacacagtcacacaatccatgtcacacattcatgcacttacacagacaggacgacaggcAAAGGCATATTCTCAGATTGTCACTTCATGCAGCACATACAGACATGTCACATATACTGCAAtgtctttctgttttgtccttGCACTTAGTAAATTGTCTAATTTCAAGTCCAATGGTTGTTTTCTCATGACACATGAAGGGTCTCTAAGAGATGTCAgcgcacacacaaacccatAAGACGAACACCAAAAGAATGAGAGAAAAGGGGAAGGTGAGAAAATTAGTATGATTTTATTCCAGAATTaatcaacaaagaaaacagacatgttgaacagaaaaataagtaaAGTGCAAAGACGACAAAAccaaaatgaagaaaattaaaAGTTGAACAAAAGAGGAGTGAAAGGGATGAACAGTACATTCTGTATGAGACTTTAGTGTAGAGACAGATTATATTACTGCCATACAACTGTAAGAATACtattaaaattcagaattttatcatttctggactgttgcatttttaaaaagtacagtatagtCATCTGACGGTGCCCAGAATTATTAAATCTAATCAAGAAGGCAGAACACTATCACAGATAATCTGAGGttaccaataaataaataatagtacAACAACCATCATTAGACTTGAAATTAAACATTGCCAGGAGTTTTTTTGTCAAGCAACAGGGGATGTTAACATTTCACatgctcattttttttgtctgtaacTTTAAAACATATTATCTGGGGCCAGATGCATACAATGCAGACTCATAATCACGAGCAAGGAAGTAATGGCTCCAATGAaaatttaaaagattttttataAATACTAGTTTATGTGTATTAAAAGGTGCCTGCCTAGTTTTAGTATGTACACCTCATTTATACGTCAGTTACAAGTTAGTTACAGTACAAGTGGTGCAACTGAAATTGAACACTAGGTGGCGCCAcgaaacagaaaatgtctctGTGATGCAACAGTTTTAATATTACATCCACTTGAGAAGCTATAGCTTTGAAAAAGTGATGAATGCTTTAAAGGCCACATTTCTCACATGTTCAATTTGGGAAAAAACATCAGGTTTAAggctgttgtttcttttttggccGACCTATTAATGTTGAGATTCTTAACTGCTATGTACTTGCTTTGTATCCGTAAAAGTAGCATAGTGTGGATAAATATCTGACAGCAAACATTCACAATCCAACTCTACAAACTCCGCTACCaatacagaaataataaaaacttaTAGTATAGTATcctctatttaaaaaaaacaacaaaaacaatcgGTGTGGCATTTAAAATACCACAGACTGACTAATTTGCTGCAAAAAATAGAAGTGCAAAGTGCTCATCATTTGTGAAGTACTTGGGATAAATGTAACACTGGAAACATGTAATGTCTGTCTCTCCTAAACTAAAGTTGACATTAAGGCATTTTATGCAATAATCCTTTATGGTATGGTATATATTTTCATACCTGTTTAATCAGCTTTGAATAAAATATACAGCACAAATCTATATGTAACATAGTCGAGGTGTCTTTTTGACAAACTATATGCTTCAAACGAGCAGCACACCGCAGACTGTCAGGTGTTCTATAATTCAAACCAGCAGcgtggctgtgtgtgtctgaagtaAAAGGAGTGCTGCAGATTCAAACCGCCCTCCTGTTGTTCCAACACCTCCAGCAGGCCCGTGACTAACGTCAGCGGAGCTCTGAGGTGAGACTGTGAGCTCAGCTCCAACAAACTGGAGCTCCTCTGCAGGGTCTTAGGACCCTGTGAGGCACTCAGCCAGATTCTGGCCGGACTGTGGTTATGAAAAAACAGATACTGATTCTGCTGCTGGTTCTGGTGAGTGTACCTTTGGGGAGTATgtagaaataaaggttttgaaTTTCTCTGATTCTGCTGATGTTTCTGagaactttcattttcattgtgtGAGGCATTCTGAGGATCAGAGGACTCATGTCTCTGAGAGGAATAATCACCTTCTAGCGGCTTTACAATTTGCAGCTTCTCCGGCAGGTACGATCTGGCTGTGAATGAGTATCCCGACCAGATGCTTCCAAGGGAGGGATGCGAACACAGCGACAGCAGGCTTTCCGTCGGCGTCCCTGGGCCTCCGCTACTCCCTTCACCTCCCTTTTCATCCTCTTTGGCCAGGTAAGCCagcttcctctccctctcctcctcgaAGAAGCGTTTTTCTGAGAGGTAGTTGTCGCGGCGGAGGGACAGACGCCGCAGGGCTGCCTCCAGGTCCCTGCTGCCCGGGGTTCCTGGGGTACCAGGGGGGCGCCTGTTTGAGTCTTCCGACCTGCGGACATtgatttttaaaagcagaatGCATCTCTTTctcagttttgttattttgtgaaGCTCGGTTGGTAGATTCTAATAAAAAGGCAGCAGCTAAtgtataaaaatctaaaatgtgtgTTGCAGAGTGGATCTGTCCGTACCCATCGTCTGGACTCTCCATGATACTGCTGGTCCTGTTGTCCAGGAAGATCCCACTTCCTTTCTCGCTACCATATATGGAGTTGCAGCGTGGCGTGCCCACCCTGCTGGAGCGCCCTGAGGTGAAGCATGATGTCTGGTTGGAGCCTGGGATGTTGAGGGGGGAGGGGGCCTGCGATGAACGCTGACGCATCAGGTTCAGGTTTTTCACTGTCTGGAACACTCGCTTTGGTTGTAGTCTGGAGAAACATGGTGATATAAATATCCCATTGACCATCAACCGGAACATTTCAATATGACGTTAGACCAAATGATTAACAACACTTTATCTCTGTTTTCTATTAAAGCCTGATACCTCTGCTCCTCTACGTCCGGATCATCCATCTGCAGTTCCTTCCTCATGGTGCCCTCTATTTCTGCTGCCAGAGAGTCCTGGAgaagaaggcaaaaaaaaagtgtaaatggATTTTGCAGCTGATGGAAGCATGGAAATGCTGACTGATATGTTCATGAATATTAGCTCACCATCGGGAACAGACCCAGAGAATGGAAACGCCTTGATGTGCCGAGTGGTAGGGTTTTATTTCTCAGGTTCTTGAGCTCTTCCTGAGCCTCATGAAGCATCTCCATGCACTCTGCGTACTTGTCCTGTAACTCTCTCAGCTGGAGGAAGGGAAAAGAAAGATCAGGAGACAAGGATAAGATGGaaagaaattgagaaaaaaaaaaagaaaaaaaaaaacccaaaactgCTACAACATGCACATGAAGCTCTGTTTTCATTAAGTTTCCATTAGGAGATTATACTTCTGAAGCAGCACATAACACGAAGGATCCTCAACATGCTGCTCGGTTTTTaactatgtgttttatttattataggTTTTAGGAAATGTAGTTACTATAGGGTCTATTTTAGTTATTACACTGTTATTTATTCTGTACGCTGCTGGACCTGGGTAACGAATTTCGTTCCTTCATGTTTTTGACATGTCGAATGACAATAAACtaatctgaatctgaaacaGGATTTGGTCCAAGGCAAACTCTCTTGGCAACGTATTTATTGAGAAGAAGCTACCACTCCAGAAAATGATGAAGTCACGGTCAGTGGGTTGTGGATCACCTCACCTCAGCAGTGAGTTGTCGCTGGGCGTCCTTGGCTGCACCCAAGTGCTGAGTCAGCTCCTCATTCTCCACGGCATACTACAAACACGCCAGAAAAACAGGACAGATATGAAAACATTGTATCCAATGTGCTCTGGTAGCATATGCTATGTTGCACTGAACGTAGGCATTAATTAGACAAACAGAAGATATTTGAAAACAGTATGAGAGATGTCAGGGGGTGTTTCTTACCAGCTTGGCCTTCTTCTGGAGGTCTACTATCTGTGAGAGGAGGTGTGTgatctcctcctgctgtctggAGGCGTCGTCACTTTTTCTGGCCAGCTCTTCTGCCAGAGTGGAAATCTGCAGGTTGGAATTACCTGGAAACATCAACAGGACAGGTGTTCATCAAAAGTGGGAATCTGTCCCCAAAAAACCTGCCTCTCTACTTAAGAGAGTGAGACAGCAGGTGACAGATACGACATAGAGCATAACATGACTCCAGTCGGTCCAATACTCACGTAGTTCTTTGACACAGTCATTGACAAGTTGCTGCTCTTTTTCCTCATAGGAGATAGTTTCTGTCTCCAAATGACTTgcctgacaaaacaaaacaaaaatagacatTACTAATCAATAGACCAGTACAAACCCCAAAGCAAAGCTTCTTCTAAAAAATAACCAGAAGGTCATGTTCACAGTGGAAGACATtctaatgaaaacaaattagctgtcatgctaagctaacctcGGCACATTTACATTGATTTTGTTAACATCAGTGTTGATTAATGAGCACTGTCTCAtataaataaaccaataaataaatgcGACAAATTAGATTTAGATTCTTATTCTCGGTTTGAACTTTAACATCTCTAACTATTACATGGGTTTTTAATCCTTTTTggataaaatatttacatgctaCATTGACTGTAAAAATATTGTACGTGTATGTTGgcttatgtgcatgtgtgtgtgtgtacctcaaATCGCAACgatttgttttcttcctcaAGATCTTTGAGTTTCTTCTGCAAGGAGTCCAAGGGGAAAAAAGTGGGCGTTGATACACTGGTTTCAGTGGGACGCAcactgttaacacacacacattagagaaACTTGTCCATCAGTAGGTCAATCAATCAGCCATTACTATGCTATGAAACAGTGTGAAATATATTATTAGTCTACTACTCTGTCACACTTTACAAATACTAGAAATAGAGATTCATTAAAACAGCAAtgaaaagattgtttttttctaagGAAAGGAGATTTCATTATCAGCTCCAGTATAAAACTGCACTGCATAATTTTCACCTAGAATGGGGGAAaaggtgatgaagatgaggagaggaggtgaatGAAAGGAGACTTACGGTGTGGAGGTGGTCGACTCCCCCTCACTCTCCTCAGCAGCGCTGGTATAGAACTGTAACAGCTCATCTTTCATGGACAAGTCATGACGCAGCTGAGAAACCTACATGTAGAAAATGTGAAGAAGAGTTAAAGAGGACAGAGACAATAACAATGACTTTGCACATTCTGAGACAAACCCATCCACCAGTATGGTCCTATAAAGATGACAACGACAGAtatactttatttataaagataTCTTCCAAACACTGTCACATTTAATTACCATcaagcgcacacacatacacacacacacacacacacacacacacacaaacacactgtgtacCTCCTCTCGTATGTGCTCTACTTGCTCCTCCAGCAGTTCGTTCCTCTCACTgagggttttgtttttcttcagcagTGACTGTCCGATGCGAGCTGCTAACTCCAGGTCACGCTCTTTCTGCACAGACAcaaagggttttttttagtcttttaacagcaaaacagctgaaaCATGACAGATGTTAAAATAATTATACCCTTATTTGCTGTCTTGTCGTGAGTTGAGAAGataagattgataccactcttgcCCAAGGAAAGagccaggctagcagtttcccccagtctttatgctaagctaactggcttctGACTCCCATCttatatttaacagacagatatGGGAGTAGTATAGCTCTTTCCATCACCCTGTGCAAGAAAGTAGGTAAGTGTTGTTCCCAAactgttgaactattcctttagcATGTTAAGTGCTAATTTGTCCTCTATGCAGCAGAGGCACATTTTAATCAACGAGGAAGGAAAACGTGGATGTGTGTAGGCAACACAAAGTCCACACATATTTAGACCAGGCGGTTCAGCTTAGTGTGAACTAAGAGAGAATATTGATGAATTGTCAACCAAAGGAAGTAACATCTTCACAGAAATGGAGGTCAGCACAATGATGTCTCATATGGTGACAACAGTTATCCGGTCTGTTTGTTAatggtgtgatatttttttacACCATCATTAGTCAAGAATTGgatggctggctggctggctgttAAGTTTAATGATTCATTTAACAATGAATGGCAGCATTCTATCTTCACAGTTTTTGTATTCATGCTTGGAGAGAGCTGGCTGATCTGATGTGGTGGATGACTTATATTTGAATATCAGCTGCATAATAAGTTTTATGATGTGGTTCCATCAAACTTCATGAAACAACCTCTGTTTATACAGTCAGACCACATAATACCATTTGACCAAAGTGCCTCACAGCACTTTGAGCATGTACTGTggtcctttgtgttttttctactTTAGCTGATTTTACTCGTCACGATCTTACCTCTTCAAGTAGTCGAGTGACGGCATCAATGTCACTGTAGGTCTTCGTCATCTGGCCCACTCTGTCAGCACACAGTActgcacagaaacaaagaaagaaagaaagagtctTTAAGTCTCAATATTTAATTCTAGAGTGAAGATAACAGTCCATGCGCTCAATTTTAAATCACAGGAGCTGGGTAATATGGCCTGAAAGTGATGTGGCAATACTTTTAGACTGTATTGTGATACACGATATACGGTATGTGTTAAAATTTTGAAATCAAAAGTACTTCATAAATGCgaggactgggcgacaaaatcaaatatgacaatatttttagACCAAATCCTTCAGTATCGATATTGCGACATTGGTGTAAGGATGACTATTcatactttcacaaaatatgaacacaatgagattcctgataaataatcatcagttatattgatataatgactaagtgggcaAATGCAActattagaacaagtagaacagccTGCTAAGTtgagaaaatgacatcacttcaatgcagcctttaaaaccaggaaaacacaacacttttgcCATATCAAGATAtccaaaatacattttggtgAGCTTTCAACTATAGATGGCTGAGAATATGTTGCAAGAGCTTACAATGTGTTTCATGCTCAGACTTCTGTAATTTGCAATGTCTGTAGGTAACTAAATTCAGGGGATACATCTCAGCTGCAACATAATTTAAAGAGTATcaatatttgttaaaaatatcattCCAGATGATCCATCTCAAGATTATACAAGACTCTCAGTGTTTTGAACACACAAAGCTGCTACGTGTTGGATTTCATGAATCAAATTCCTAAGAAGTTCACACCCACATACAACACCTGATGCCAACCCACCTATTCAAAAACCTTCCTGCCTAGTCATCCAAAAAAGATAAGATATTGAAAGGAGACATAATAAGAGGGGAACACCCCAGCTACATGAGCGCAGGTTCATTATCCTGTCATTGGCACACCAAGCTCTGAATTCAATTAATCAGCTTGTAGTCGAGACTAGTATTATTTACTCAGAGGTCAAAATTCAAACAGAGTCTTGTTGACGGATTACAACACATTTGACTGTACAGTATGACCCTGTGTGTCAGCAAAACAGCCATGAGGGGCATTCTGACACAAACAATGCtattttctctgctcattaagaGTTACTGGTTTCCACCATTGAGTTTCGTTGTGGTTCTTGATTTGTTGCTCAATTTGAGCGTGTGTTACACTTCAATGTAGATAAAATAACTTGGTGTGGATATCACCACTGAGTGaaggtgtttattttttaacagtctTATTAGTCACTTTTAACACTGTCAGCTGGAGAGAGAAGGTGGCGTGATAATGTGTGGAGGTGTAATGCCAGGGACACTGCCAGATAATATGATGCAAAATATTACAACACGGAACAGTTTAATTATTTCACTTTCCACAGAAATCAGATTTCACTCGAGGCAGGTTAGGAGGAATACAGACAACAGTGCTCATTCAGAGGCCTCCCAGAATGCAAAACAGAGCTTGCCAATGCAAACTACATATTTCCATGTCCTCATACAACACAGGCAGCGTGCGGCAGCTGGAAACAAAGACACAACTAAGGCCTCAGCTGGCTGTGCTTTAGTTAAGGAAATTTCCCATCATTACCATCCATTATTAAACAAGttgctcttttctctttcaaGGTTGAATGAGCGTGCATGACACTGAGCAGCTTCACAGAGGTAGTTTGTCGGATCAAATAAGGCCACCTCAACTTGTTTGTGGTTAATTTTGTACCCCAGACTTCCAAGGTGGTGTAGGATTTCAATAGTTTTCCTTTATGAACCCATCACGTGACAACAACCCGACAACTCTGGATTGCAAAGACATGATGCGTAAAGAAATTCTACTTGAATGTGAGTCTACACTGAACATCTAGAGTCATGCTTGAGGAACAGCAGTACTTTGAGCTAAAAAAtactaatgtcagcatgctaacatggtcACGCTATCATGCTGCTTTGCAGCAATACaatgtttaacatgttttccatcttagtttagcttgtTAGTATACAAACATTTGCTCAATTGCATGAACACCTCtaagttttgcaggtatttggccATAAACCTAGTTGTCATGACAATTCACTTTAGACTGAATGAACtacaatccatccagtagttgttgatGTCTTCTGGACTAAAGTGGTGGACCGACTGACACTGCCAACCATAAAGCTAAGATACTGACATGGCTCAAAACAAATTGCACAATAGTCATAATTCAGGCAGTTTGATCATAAAAGCCTTTTGGGTTGTTTCCAACTTTAAACATttag includes:
- the trak1a gene encoding trafficking kinesin-binding protein 1 isoform X1, giving the protein MALLTAAGTKDELEHSNQTEEDDECVCLPSHGSTMLEEEGEEEGEEEEEFVCLPSHGSTTLEEKGEEEEEEEGEEEEEFVCLPSHGSTEQEEEEEMDEVQQVLCEVLCADRVGQMTKTYSDIDAVTRLLEEKERDLELAARIGQSLLKKNKTLSERNELLEEQVEHIREEVSQLRHDLSMKDELLQFYTSAAEESEGESTTSTPVRPTETSVSTPTFFPLDSLQKKLKDLEEENKSLRFEASHLETETISYEEKEQQLVNDCVKELRNSNLQISTLAEELARKSDDASRQQEEITHLLSQIVDLQKKAKLYAVENEELTQHLGAAKDAQRQLTAELRELQDKYAECMEMLHEAQEELKNLRNKTLPLGTSRRFHSLGLFPMDSLAAEIEGTMRKELQMDDPDVEEQRLQPKRVFQTVKNLNLMRQRSSQAPSPLNIPGSNQTSCFTSGRSSRVGTPRCNSIYGSEKGSGIFLDNRTSSIMESPDDGSEDSNRRPPGTPGTPGSRDLEAALRRLSLRRDNYLSEKRFFEEERERKLAYLAKEDEKGGEGSSGGPGTPTESLLSLCSHPSLGSIWSGYSFTARSYLPEKLQIVKPLEGSATLHAWQQLAQPHMGALLDHRPGVVTKGFRTLAHEEQEDGWQLDQPEEDELSCDSFTGLSGESPAPTDLPRSTSSPSVCCNKIGDVDDNSQSETLQGEMCMAREGIQVKDGHVANMPLSFSTPSPSSSPLPSSSEMNGHVDLKELQALQAAAMDRKPVNFPGKCMSHTSSTYTFTTCRILHPSDQLTSVSPSPALASCQSSAYIGTHTPISSPIPFSSPPTPSYTPSCTPRRLSLSLSLAESSTNLRDSTKTTSTSLGLVRLLLEHGISASVYDPLSWDRGLDASGASTPVAQRISEMPLETEPTRLRKRPDTLLLQPSTPPNSPRSKSASSSSTRPVFQFSPSDEDPPFHDTFLASKPARTILREVLGEAERERGGQTDDDSQTEMLKLRLVDKLKCFRTLPPNAASASSGSTLLAPFGSTGLGNSTLGGGLPGLNAGLRRNRSYPAMVGASMAMKDPGGPPNTEILIPHTMQHAAHTQEMGKMQTNNTLVSKAIHIPQTLHALETVTPHTIVQRHTRPNSGQQDSTSDDQHDTGT
- the trak1a gene encoding trafficking kinesin-binding protein 1 isoform X2; amino-acid sequence: MNVCNSTDLPELEIISLLEEQLPVYKLRADTIFAYEQDDWLHTPLVEPDAALDLTTEQIEETLKYFLLCADRVGQMTKTYSDIDAVTRLLEEKERDLELAARIGQSLLKKNKTLSERNELLEEQVEHIREEVSQLRHDLSMKDELLQFYTSAAEESEGESTTSTPVRPTETSVSTPTFFPLDSLQKKLKDLEEENKSLRFEASHLETETISYEEKEQQLVNDCVKELRNSNLQISTLAEELARKSDDASRQQEEITHLLSQIVDLQKKAKLYAVENEELTQHLGAAKDAQRQLTAELRELQDKYAECMEMLHEAQEELKNLRNKTLPLGTSRRFHSLGLFPMDSLAAEIEGTMRKELQMDDPDVEEQRLQPKRVFQTVKNLNLMRQRSSQAPSPLNIPGSNQTSCFTSGRSSRVGTPRCNSIYGSEKGSGIFLDNRTSSIMESPDDGSEDSNRRPPGTPGTPGSRDLEAALRRLSLRRDNYLSEKRFFEEERERKLAYLAKEDEKGGEGSSGGPGTPTESLLSLCSHPSLGSIWSGYSFTARSYLPEKLQIVKPLEGSATLHAWQQLAQPHMGALLDHRPGVVTKGFRTLAHEEQEDGWQLDQPEEDELSCDSFTGLSGESPAPTDLPRSTSSPSVCCNKIGDVDDNSQSETLQGEMCMAREGIQVKDGHVANMPLSFSTPSPSSSPLPSSSEMNGHVDLKELQALQAAAMDRKPVNFPGKCMSHTSSTYTFTTCRILHPSDQLTSVSPSPALASCQSSAYIGTHTPISSPIPFSSPPTPSYTPSCTPRRLSLSLSLAESSTNLRDSTKTTSTSLGLVRLLLEHGISASVYDPLSWDRGLDASGASTPVAQRISEMPLETEPTRLRKRPDTLLLQPSTPPNSPRSKSASSSSTRPVFQFSPSDEDPPFHDTFLASKPARTILREVLGEAERERGGQTDDDSQTEMLKLRLVDKLKCFRTLPPNAASASSGSTLLAPFGSTGLGNSTLGGGLPGLNAGLRRNRSYPAMVGASMAMKDPGGPPNTEILIPHTMQHAAHTQEMGKMQTNNTLVSKAIHIPQTLHALETVTPHTIVQRHTRPNSGQQDSTSDDQHDTGT